Genomic DNA from Hordeum vulgare subsp. vulgare chromosome 2H, MorexV3_pseudomolecules_assembly, whole genome shotgun sequence:
TTGATTTCTCCAAATATAGTCATAATTGCATTTTCATCATTATCAGACTCCAGCAGCACGGGTGCTTCTCCATACACAAGGCCAGTCTCTGGATTAAGCTTGTCAACACTTGACGGGAAAAAGAAGTACAAAAGGCTCATGATACTTTGTGCCATGTGAAGGATGCCACAATGTGTGCGGAAGTTTTGAGTAAGTTGGAACATATCAGAGAGTTTGACTTGCTTTCCATGTTGACGTCCTTGATTAAATGCTTCCGTTTCTGAGAGAAATGCAGTATAAAAAAGTGAACGAATATCTTCAAACCTGAAATCGATACCCCTTGCTATAGTCTGTGCGGTGTCACCAGCAAAAAGGAAGCCTTCCTTGAAGTTCCTGCAGACGTACTTAAGAAGTGCTATTTGTGTCATGGTTAGATCCTGCACCTCATCTATGTAAACGAAGTCCAGTAGATCTCCATTGTAGCCCTCGGATACAAGACTAGTGTGAAGGCTATTGACAAAATCTGACAAATCAAACTCTCTGGCAGAGGATTTCATACTCTCATAATCAACAAAAATATTGTAAATCCTATCTCTCTTCTCACTGTTCAGAGATGAAAATCTTTTATCTGAGAGTATCACATAATCTTGTCTTCCAAGCTTGCTGATATAAGGACTGCTTGCTTGATATCTACCCTTTATATGAGAAACTATTTCAGTGAAGACAGTGGATGCGTCAAGGTTCTTGGTCAGGTCTGCATTGAAACGAGGCCAATAGGCAGCAGCAAATTTCTCATAGGTAACTTCCTTCGATTCAATAAAAGTTTGCAGCGCGCGAGAGTTTGAATGCCCTCTATCAATGCTAGACTGCAGTTCACCATAAAACACATCAAAAAATGATGTCCGGCATGTTCCATcaagcatcatcaagaacttccGATATGTTATAGTAAGAGGATAATGCTCATGAGGTAGATTGCTAAAACTGTCAGGTATATCTGTAAACTCTTCCTGGTCATCAATGATGTCATGCATGTGAAGAATGCTAGGCTGATCAGAGACATCACCAGAGCCAAACCTACAGGTTTGAAATAACTTATTAAGTAATATGCGGGTCATGGTTGATATAATCATATAACTAACAGAAGAATCAGTAAATATCATTTGAAACTAGTGACACATGGGTGCATGCCCGGCCCAACCAACCATGTTCAAGGACTCGCCTACGAAGAGGAGTTCGTGGTTACCGTTTCTTTCAATACAAATCGGACGAGGGTTAATCCCCATAAGTACAGTGTTCTTTATAATTATTCAATTACCCAGAGAAATGTGCTTCATATGGATAAAAATGTTAACCCTTGAAAGGGCATGACAAAGGAAGAATCTAAAGAGTATGAACTTATAAATACAGTACCCCCACTAGTAAAAAGAAGTTATAAGTACAGTAGAATGGAGTGAGTACATTTAAAAAATATCTAGGACCAACTTGCACACATATTTATGTACAAAAATAATGTTGAAAATGCTAAACACGTGTAAACTTCAAATAGGGCTCTAGTTCAACAGACTTACCTTTTAAGTCCAGAAATGTGATTTTTTATGGCTGAACACAACTTTGGGCTTACAGTGATAAACACTTGTTTCACAAAACTTTCTCCTGCATTCCTCAGTGGCACAATATTTTTTTCATCAAGCCCTGATAAATAATCTCCatccaaatgtagaccttgggagGCAATCAATGACTGTTGCTCTTTCTGAATCAGTTTCATTGTCAATATAGTTGTTTTTCCGGTGCCTGACCTCCCAAGTATAAAACTAGTGAGCGGAAATTGGATTATCACCTTCTCTTCATCAGTTAGTTCAAAGGGGATATCGATTTCAGAACCATCAGAAGCTGTCAGCAAATGTTTTGCCACTCCAGATGATAAAGAGTAGAATTTCATCAGCAAGAAGCTTTCGCGAACTTTTGAATTTTCCATAGCATATGATGTATCCACTAGATCATGCTCTTCCTGGGCATCAACTCTGCAATCCTTCTTATAGCGAATAATATCATGCTCAACATCCCAAACCATCGGAACCTCCAGTTTCCTGCAAACCACCAAAAAAGGAGGCAAGGAATTAGAAGAACATTAttcaaaataataagaagaagaatgtcTACAAGCAGCCCATTCAAAGCATAACTATTTATGAACAGTTCAATTTCAAGCATCAAAGGTAAAAGAATCCTAGGAACAAAGGATGCCCAATAAAAATGACCAGCACATACCCGAGGGTCTGCACCCCTCTGCAGTGATCCAGGTAATCATCTGTGTACATGGAAAATACGCTCTCAAGACGTTGAACGGTTCTTGCAACATGTTGTTGTGACAGTAGGTCCCAAATTCTTATTATCTGGATATACCTTCCTTCACTTTTCTCCACGTCAGTACTCCAAATAAGATGAAGTTCCCTGATCTTGTATACTTTTGCAAAATTGGAAACACCAGGTATATCCAAGTTCCTAACTGGCGTCCTCCAACCACCGCCAAGTTTGATAAGCTTTTGGAGTATTTCCCTCCTGAGCTGTGATGATTTTAGCTTGGTGAAAGACTTTCTAAACTCGTCGCTAACAATGACCTGTTGAATTTACGAGTACACAAAATAGAGTCTGAGAAAGAATGAACTCAAGAATGTATCAATAGGTATGTTCTTTTAAAAAATTGGGAGTTACAAGATGGTCtgtaatctagaggaaaaaaatcATATATTGGCATACCATGCTGCAAAGTAGCACATGTCCCTCCAAATCTTAATTACAAGCAGCATAACAGAGACAAGCAAACCACAAGGATTATTCCAAGAAGTAGACACACATTTGTTCATgaccacacacaaaaaaacatgTTATAAAGGAACTGTATATCAATAAACCCAATACTCCCTGATAACAAGCAGAGTCTTATCAGACTATTGTGCGTAAATGTGGTTTGCATTCCAATACATTAAATGCACATAACCGAACCAACTTAAATTTTCTCTTGAGCATGCATCTAAACATGCTACACAAAAGCGCAAAATGGAACAGCCACCCTAGGTGAAGCCAAGCCAACCAACAGACGAAAAAGTTACAATCTAAACTACCAGCAAAAAGAAAAGGAGGTAAATAAACGCACACGTAGAGGGAGCACACAAAAATATGGTCAAGGTCAAACTGACTAACATCACTATGTTACTTACCTTCCATCTGGTATTTCTGAAAACAGCCGACTCAGCATTAAGAAGATCCTCAAGTTCATCAAGATCTTGCTTTACTTGCAAAACCAACTTACATAAGGATGCGTCATTAGTAGCATTGAAAACACATTTACGTCTTTGAGCATCAGAAACAAGGTCTGTCCAGACAGTTCCACTTTTGTACAGTGTATGAGCATTACCAACAATCCAAAGACAGTGTCTGCATCAAATAAAGCATCCATTAGAAAAACAATATTATCAATCTGACATACTTTGAACAGTAATAAAACAAAGGACCGGAAAAAATGCTCACTTTGCCCTGGTAAGTGCAACATTTGTTCGTTGGTTATCAGCAAGAAATCCAACAACTCCTGACTTGTTGGATCTAACTGTTGATAGTATTATTATATCATCCTCTTCTCCTTGGAAACCATCAATAGACTTGACTCGCACATGAAAGCCATCACATGTGTCATATTGTTTGCCAAGTCTACCTTTAATTGCATCAACTTGAGAACTATATGGAGAGACCACACCGACACTGAGCACTTTGCCCATACTTTTCCAACCTGCAGAAAAAACTAAACTGCTAAGTCTTTATTGAGCTTTTGGGGTCGATTTTGCATAAGGCAGGTGAGAGAATTTTCTTTAGCAAACTGCAGTTGATTCTGTATCAGCTTACTGTTGACATAGCATTACTTTTCAGCTCTGAAGGTAAAAACAAATACCAGTAAATTAGTACATGTAGTGGCCAACAACTCTTAACAGAACATGATGTCTTCATATCATCTACTTAAAGTTCTCAGTTTAGTAAATAAAAATGTAACATTATTCTATTAAACAGGGAAGTGGATAGCAGTGGGCTTGCTGACAGACATATGTAGGGAATTGAATTTTCATAAGCCCAGATTGATGGAGTAAACAAATCAAAAGATATACACAGGTAACAAACTGATTGTTGAACATAAACTATTACAGTGATCACCTTTCTATCATGAAGGTTATGCAACATGTAATACAAGAAAGACCCTATAAGCTTCTAAAGATGCATGTAATACCACCATGCATCCGGGTTTATTAGGCCCCCTTTTTTTAGGCTAAAGTTTGACCATCAGTTTAACTAACAAAAGTAAACCATATGTCATAAAAATTATACTATGGGAAAGCTCTTTCACATACAAATCCAACAGTATACTTTTTCCTATCATATAATTTATACTCCGTTTGGAAATAACTGACGTGGTCCACGTCAGTTTGACATGGTCCTGAACAGAGGCAACATTTTGTtagttttatactccctccgtctcaaaaaatTTGTCTTACCATTGttcaaaaatggatgtatcaaactactaaaatatgactagatacattcatatctaaataaatctaagacaagaattttgggacggagggagtagatggtcaAAGTTTGACCCAAAATACGAGGTGGGGGGCAATAAACTCAGACGGAGGTAATACCAAGGATACTGAGGCAGGATATTAAGGTTGGAAGAAAAGATAAGATTCAGCTAACATACATTTAAAAATGGTTTGGATCAGGTGcaaaacaacagcaacttcaaccaTGTTTCTTCGACTGTTTCCTGTGCCTTCTTTATCTTCCCTTCCATCAGTGACGTTTATAAAAGTGTAGCTATCAAACGGGAAGCATGTATAATCCTTGTTATAGCTAGGTGACAGGACATTTGAACCATCTAAAATCTTCCTCTCATAAAACTGAGCATTTGGAAACAAGCTAATAATAGGATTCATGCGATACTGTATATTCAGCAAATGTTTATCGAATCCCAACATAACCAATCTCCCAAAAAGACTTGTACCAAAGCCAGCTTCTTTGCATACCTGAAGATAAACAATGAAACACAAGAAGtaggattatcatgaacaggtcCAGCCTGTTTCCGAATGAAAGGTAAGAACTAAGATTGTCATGGATCAGTCTACCATAAACTTATACCAaatatcaaaaaaaaaaaactcacaCCAAATCCAGCTTCTTTTTTTAGCCACCTAAACTGTTGCATAGATTGTCTTACCAATCAAACTTAAAAATATATATGAAAATTACCCAATGCAGCCATTTCCAACTCAATTCTAAAACTTCATAGGCTTAGCAGCGTTAAAAAATCAATTAAGGtaaaattttatttttttaagaaaTATGTTATACAAGACATGCATGATTACTAGTGTTGTAGAGACATGCACCAATAACTAAAAAGTTGTTGTCGCATTTTAGCATTAGGAGTTTGTAGCCAACTGCACCGATGGCTGGATGACACCATATAGTTGATACTTACTTGACTTTTAACCATTGCACTCAGCTGACAGTCATCTCCAACCAAAACAACATGCTTCAACCAATGCAAACGTAGAGGGATCACCAACTCACACTCCCGCACTTGAGCAGCCTCGTCAACAATTAAGACATCAAGGGGTGCAATCTCCATGTGATGCAACCGGTAAGAGCTAGAGGTAGTACAGAAAAGAAGTGTAGCATTACGTATGCAGTAGCTCTGGACCCAGTTTTTGTCTACTCCAGTGGGTAAATTAAGAGAGTGTAGCAGATCTTTAAGCAATTTAAGGCATGAAGACCTTGCTCCGTTCAGTTCCTTCTCAATAGAAGATATAGACTGTGCACAAACAGAGTTTTCAGTTGACAGACAACCAAGGGCCCTTTTCAAACACTCTCCAGTCAAGTCTGCATTGCACAGAAGGGTCCCAAAATTTTCCAGCATATTAAGCAATGAAGATATATTTATGACACTATCACGAGAAAAGCACCTTCCAGGAAGGTGAACCCACAAATTCATTATGCATCTTTTCAGAGCTACTGCTGTGGCATCAAATTGTTTCTTTATGAAGTCCAGAAAGCTCACGGGATCACTATTTCCTTCATCTTCAAGAAGCATATCATAACGTGACACACAGTCATCAAAAAAGGATACCATCGAAGCTATTCTGTACTTCCATCCAGACAACGATGAAAAGCACTCAACAAGGTCGTCCACCCGAAAATCCAAGAAAATTTCCTCAAGATCATCAGTGATGTCCATGTTATACTTGTTCCCAAACAGCAAGACATCTCCAAGAGAAAAGGGTAGACCATTTTCATCAATGTGCTCGTTGAACTCCTTCAAGTTTTGAAGGAAACGGGTGCAAACTCCAACGACAGCAACATTAGTGGGAGCACAAGTAAGAGTTCTGCATTTCACACACGCCAAAGCCCATAGTAAAGCACTAACAGTCTTTGTCTTTCCAGTACCTGGAGGACCCCATATAAGCTTCAACAGGTTCATATGCCTACATCGTACAGCTGAGATCACAGATTCAATAGCGTCCAGTTGCGATTGATTAAGTTTGATTGATAGTAATTGCTCTGTCAGAGAAGGCAATAAGCCCCCATCCTGTTGAACACAGATACCACATACATCATCGCCCTGCAACAGACCCAAAAATGAGGAACTCAAAAGGTTAGAGACCAATACATACTGGCAAAGAAAAAAGCAAGTAACTAAAACACAACTATCCAGGTGAACTTACCAAATTTGTTGGGGCTAACAGTGACTTGATTACTGTGAAGTTGTTATCCATGTGCGTGCCAAAGGAAAGCGCTTTCCATATACGTATATTTGTCATGATATTAGTGACAAATATTGCATGCCTGAATTTACTCAAGTCTTCTTCTTCCAAACCAATATCCTTTGCAACTTTAACTCTGAAACCCTTCTGGTATTCATCATCCAAAGAAACCTCAGTAACCATTGCCAAGCAATACGTCACACCGTAGCGGTTAAGGTCCTCTGCAGATTCGGGTTTCAAGCTAGACAAAATGAATATATCACCATTCCTTGCTGTATATGCCTCAGTGGAAAAACCAGCACCATTGTCCCAAAAGTCCACATCCATGAAGTATAATCCTGATTTTCCTGCTACCTCCATGGAAAGTATTTTCGACGAGGGCGCTTCATTGATGAGTTCAAGGCATGAACACAGATCTGACCTCGTTTCTTCAATCAGAGGTGGATGATACGATTGGAGATAGTGATCAACTGACTTGAATTTGCAGGGAATAGTCTCAACCTAGATAATAAGGGTATAAATGAAAATATGGTTATAGCTAGCAAAAGATTCTTTACTAATTGCTTGAGCACAGAAATGGCATGCAATTAATTCTGGCATCAAAACCTAGCAGAGCAGCGCTATGTGGTCAATTTGATCTACGCCAAGATGAAGCAAGGATAAAATGCAGGGCATAAGCCGCTCGTGTCCATAATCAGCTTGTTCAAAGACAGAACTTGTCGTAAAACATACAGTAGTAGTTTCAAATCTGTGTCACCAGCATACAGAAACATCTGATAACTCATACTACTACTAACATCGTGTTATCTACAGTTTTCGGAATGGGGCATTTGTCGATTATGCTACGAGTACATTATTAGCATAATTAGAGCGCTTGTGTTTTCACGATTATGAATTATGAATCAGCCGCGGCTGGCGCCAAACAAGCGACAGCAGCATCCAATTTCCTGAAGCAGAGGCTGCACGGACATGCCGACCGCACCTGCCTGACGCGTGGCGTCCAGATGACGCCTTCAGTTGCACTTGCACGGTACCGACGAGACCAGTGCGCTACGGGCGACTAGTAGTATTCAGTCAACGGATATCGGAAACCTAGCATGCATGCATATGCACGCCTGGCACGCGCCGCGCGCTCCGGAGTCGGTACGCGCGCGCGTAGATtcgaaagggggggggggcaaaaatGGATCAAGCTGGCGACCGCGGAAATCATCGTCCGGAGTTACTGGCGGCGGCGACCGAAGGGTTTATGGATCGATGGTTGACGGGCGTACCTTGTCCCTGTAGAggccgtcgtcgttgatgtcccgGATGGACCAGGAGAGCACCACGTCCCCCAAATCCGCCTCCGCCATGCCGCCGCGCGCGCCGCCCTGGCCTGCCAGTCACGCGCCGGCGCCCGAGCGGACCGCGAGCGGCAttcgcgaggaggaggacgaggaggaagggGGCGTCGGTCGAGGAGTACTCGTCGCTCCGAGTCaaaggcggcggtggggtgactgCTGCTGGAAGACGGGGGTTACTGGTGCTGCTGGGCGGGCGGAAatcttgtgaagatgctgctgcgTCGCGTCGGGAGGCTTTTGGTTTTGGGGTTCTAGACTTGCTTGTAGGGAAGGAGGGAGCGATCAATGGGATGGGATGGGATGGGATGGGTCGGGCTCGGGCTCGGGCTCGGGAGTCGGGCCCCTTTTTCGCGGGGAAGGTAAACGGGGACGCCGCGGTGAATGGACGGGCTGCTGCGCGGGCGCACGGTTCGCAGAGTGGGGGAGGTGCCTCCGGTTTTACCGTGTGGGGCTGGTACGGTGAAGTCGTTCGTGGTGGACTGGTGGTGGTCAAAATTACAGGTACGGTGAAAACGTGTCTCTCGGTCTTGCCTCGTTCCTCCTATTTCCTCTTCCCGGTATCCGGGGACATCCAATGTCGTCCGATTCACTGTCCGGTCGCGGATGTTGTCGGTCGTGGGCGTAGATATGGATCCGGTCATTCATTTAGAGCAACTTTAACCCGCGCCAAAGGCTCATTTTGTTTCACGCGCGTTTCAAGACTTTCAACGTGTCGATTCATACAAACGCGTGTTCTTTTTTTTTTCGTTTGTGATCTATTTTAGGTTTAAATTTACACCGTATTCGTGTCCGTGCATACACCAAACGAACACGTTCGTTGTCCGCGTGCTCCTTTCCCTGGTCCGTCCGTCGGTGACACAGTCTCATCATTTTTATCCCCTTCCCCCGTCCGTCACCAGCAAGTGCATAAACCCTAGGCCGACGCCCATTTTTTCGGCTACCTTGCTCTccagccccctccctcctccaccCAGCAACACATCCACTGACGGACCGCGCTTGCCATGGATTAGTCGAGCACCGGTCCATGCAGTCTGCGCAATGCCTCGGTGGCGCATGCAAGCGCTCAATCCGCCTCTAGCCGCTCGAATCTGTACCATCGTTGGTCCACGGGCAAAGCCGATGTCGATCGTCCCCCTGGCTCGGCGCTGGCCCAAAATCTTGTCGGCTCATCATTGCCGTTTATAAAGTGCGACGATTGCCCGTTGCATGTCGTCTGACGTGTTTCTTGGACGTCGGAACATTTCGGTTGGGTGTTCGTCAAGTGCAGAAAAACGAGGTATGCTTTTCGTGCGGCCTTTTGCTCTTTGATTCGATGGAATTTCGGTAGCTTATTTGCTCCATTTTGTGTGTAGGACGAGATGCAACTTTTGATATTCGGAAGAAGAATATATTGATTTATTAATCTCACGAAATTTGTTAGATGTTAATGCACTTCTAGCTTAAATTGAAGCTATAGATGAAAATAAAGAGGAGACCAACAAGGAAGTAACGTCCAATTCTTTAGAATCAAGGAAGAAAGACGTTGTTAAGCTCAAGAATTCGCAAATCAACACATAGAAAAGATCTTAATTCAACTAGTAGAGGCAGTTATGAAAGTCAGACATCTTTTAAAATGTCTAATTGTgattcttgttttctttgatctTGTATTCGTAGAGAAGAATTGGTAAAATAATATAGGTATTGGAATGCatttgatgaaataaaaataacgtacaaattcaaaaaaaatgtgTGATCAAAAATGGATGCCAACCGACCATAAGAACAAGATTTGGATCCATCTGTTTGGCACATGACCGACCCATTTATAAAAAGGGGACGGACACGTCGACCTAAACGGACAAAATGCGCGTCTGTTTCGTTCACGCGATTGGAGTTGCTTTTAATATTATACATTATATATTTGGCTTTACTATTTAGTTTAAAATATAGTCTTCCATCAAATGTCGTATATGGCTAGCTAAGCACATGAAGCAAGCCATGATTACTCTAAAATTGGTTAGTGGCTTCTGCTAAACGCTAACATGTTAGAAAGGGTCCAAACCCTTGAACTGTATGACCATTTGGTCATAATATCGTCATAAGTTTAAAACAATAACGATTTAATGACCAAAATGTGGGGTTAAAGATGAACATATTttttgtagtgttgattactggTTTTCGCAAAAAATGATTAGTGATTTCCGAGAAACGTTGGCATGTTTTAACTAGCGCGGTTCACTTGTTGCTAGCACGTGAAGCAAGCCTTACTAGCTTCCATCAAAGATGAAACTCTAGTGGCTTCCACCAACATCAAGC
This window encodes:
- the LOC123427749 gene encoding uncharacterized protein LOC123427749 — its product is MAEADLGDVVLSWSIRDINDDGLYRDKVETIPCKFKSVDHYLQSYHPPLIEETRSDLCSCLELINEAPSSKILSMEVAGKSGLYFMDVDFWDNGAGFSTEAYTARNGDIFILSSLKPESAEDLNRYGVTYCLAMVTEVSLDDEYQKGFRVKVAKDIGLEEEDLSKFRHAIFVTNIMTNIRIWKALSFGTHMDNNFTVIKSLLAPTNLGDDVCGICVQQDGGLLPSLTEQLLSIKLNQSQLDAIESVISAVRCRHMNLLKLIWGPPGTGKTKTVSALLWALACVKCRTLTCAPTNVAVVGVCTRFLQNLKEFNEHIDENGLPFSLGDVLLFGNKYNMDITDDLEEIFLDFRVDDLVECFSSLSGWKYRIASMVSFFDDCVSRYDMLLEDEGNSDPVSFLDFIKKQFDATAVALKRCIMNLWVHLPGRCFSRDSVINISSLLNMLENFGTLLCNADLTGECLKRALGCLSTENSVCAQSISSIEKELNGARSSCLKLLKDLLHSLNLPTGVDKNWVQSYCIRNATLLFCTTSSSYRLHHMEIAPLDVLIVDEAAQVRECELVIPLRLHWLKHVVLVGDDCQLSAMVKSQVCKEAGFGTSLFGRLVMLGFDKHLLNIQYRMNPIISLFPNAQFYERKILDGSNVLSPSYNKDYTCFPFDSYTFINVTDGREDKEGTGNSRRNMVEVAVVLHLIQTIFKCWKSMGKVLSVGVVSPYSSQVDAIKGRLGKQYDTCDGFHVRVKSIDGFQGEEDDIIILSTVRSNKSGVVGFLADNQRTNVALTRAKHCLWIVGNAHTLYKSGTVWTDLVSDAQRRKCVFNATNDASLCKLVLQVKQDLDELEDLLNAESAVFRNTRWKVIVSDEFRKSFTKLKSSQLRREILQKLIKLGGGWRTPVRNLDIPGVSNFAKVYKIRELHLIWSTDVEKSEGRYIQIIRIWDLLSQQHVARTVQRLESVFSMYTDDYLDHCRGVQTLGKLEVPMVWDVEHDIIRYKKDCRVDAQEEHDLVDTSYAMENSKVRESFLLMKFYSLSSGVAKHLLTASDGSEIDIPFELTDEEKVIIQFPLTSFILGRSGTGKTTILTMKLIQKEQQSLIASQGLHLDGDYLSGLDEKNIVPLRNAGESFVKQVFITVSPKLCSAIKNHISGLKRFGSGDVSDQPSILHMHDIIDDQEEFTDIPDSFSNLPHEHYPLTITYRKFLMMLDGTCRTSFFDVFYGELQSSIDRGHSNSRALQTFIESKEVTYEKFAAAYWPRFNADLTKNLDASTVFTEIVSHIKGRYQASSPYISKLGRQDYVILSDKRFSSLNSEKRDRIYNIFVDYESMKSSAREFDLSDFVNSLHTSLVSEGYNGDLLDFVYIDEVQDLTMTQIALLKYVCRNFKEGFLFAGDTAQTIARGIDFRFEDIRSLFYTAFLSETEAFNQGRQHGKQVKLSDMFQLTQNFRTHCGILHMAQSIMSLLYFFFPSSVDKLNPETGLVYGEAPVLLESDNDENAIMTIFGEIKSKHGSMHGFGAEQVILVRDDATKKQIVDLVGKQALVLTIVECKGLEFQDVLLYNFFGSSPLRNKWRVLYGYMKDKDIIAQSEEISHPGFDRSKHHLLCSELKQLYVAITRTRQRLWICESTDDYCRPMFDYWKKLCLVEVRLLDSTLVQAMQTGSSADDWRLRGTKLFNEGQFEMATMCFEKAGDTHREKWARAAGLVATAERAMSSNLEKGNAQLQTASEIYESIGMHEKAATCYIKLGDYKRAGIVYMQKCGSSRLEDAGDCFAMTESWSDAAEVYFKAKCYTKCFLMCSKGKQLFNLGLQFLQQLEDHLPENSKSLEVSAIRKTYLENCAQHYFVCRDIKHMMHFVKAFSSMDHVRAFLKSRNLVDELFSLEMEKGNFLEAAGMAKYKGDVLLEVDMLEKADLFEDATRLLLLNITVDSFWSSNSRGWPPKGYTEKERLLARAKQMAEKVSECFYSFACLEADSLSDMDRSLPSLNCTLLDGRKCGNLFVEFIASRSILESHLQSQASEYNLELGPGSEDDSNCNDMVARNQISPQTLAYAWNHWKSIIIEVLSHLHHTDGPELNDYEVMYEDFCSKYFGLRKDGEDDRYVVLNMNSSWLSNAGRNSLQQDGNRCWLDVLQCHSCAQSFLMNELSSVGLSVLKKLETIVQIYPNPASSYALVRTTLIMKEIANFLEEPEFSMPKSTMKLRSFSALCERRFFELVFLVWGDGATRSLLHILDSPASYGLIADSLGANLRPRNKNLTYGHLGRTTMLLLHAAHLDDVLISRLLQYLDNDSEWAIFFRHLKRFLDTGIDRSYLIKNFRAALNFTYNGVMWRNELDYISPICYVGLMECLGFLASSCLIQKCCIYGTKSLLLNMLDCRTSKVYLDTCLVSNSSPDPDLDETIFLSGRFIFETIMSILRNKSTLWEWVQKTSTPSCSYTAVLLRLVVTLYPLILTHDGLGSCYEATNILLKCGVFKDLPREFSRKIVHVLQMRSRTPGNFRRVLADALAAIGDRMVVMGSPKDIANIPNINADMISTEDLGDVQKVMALLRPEEASSVKQETTLPEKSGGNKNIPKAVPANKAESTSEIDLSDENTLFWDKFEIFQANKEAQKDARVFIQFLRSVVRWMEQTGFTGKVDAQLLEDIRRILSEFEECFAGMEKTACVTLEDLYSILGDGEKKLETVVSFLSSARASMKEDARRNVQPQTDGVVKRTGYSDNEPDFAGSNEVEPMKEEAAPTVSTSQKAVQKHKSKKKSKKCKGHGRK